In a genomic window of Zonotrichia albicollis isolate bZonAlb1 chromosome 7, bZonAlb1.hap1, whole genome shotgun sequence:
- the LOC141729626 gene encoding serine/threonine-protein kinase pim-1-like — MPGAGGDAGPWAGEGRSGAVAGPGPSADSRVPPAGKAQEALQERHRLGSLLGRGGFGRVFAATRISDGAPVAIKRVPRDRIWHWGELPDGTSAPLEIVLLAKVSRGCGGVIQLLEWLELPDSFLLVLERPERCQELSGFLAERGFLPEEEARVLFRQVLEAVRHCTSCGVLHRDIKPENILLDLASGQLKLIDFGCGAFLQDTAYTQFAGTLSYSPPEWIQHQCYHGEAATIWSLGLLLCHLVMGKHPFRRGQEIIRGRILFPRWLSQECQDIIKRCLSMQPSDRPSLEQLFCHPWVKGVPLP, encoded by the exons ATGCCCGGGGCGGGTGGGGATGCCGGGCCCtgggcgggtgaggggcgctcgggggccgttgctggccccgggccgagcgctgacagccgcgtcccgcccgcagggaaggcgcaggaggccctgcaggagcggcaCCGGCTGGGTtcgctgctggggcgcggcGGCTTCGGCAGAGTCTTCGCGGCCACGCGGATCTCGGACGGCGCCCCg GTGGCCATCAAACGCGTGCCGCGGGATCGCATCTGGCACTGGggcgagctg cccgacggcaccagcgcacccctggagatcgtgctgctggccaaggtgtccCGTGGCTGTGGCGGTGTCATTCAGCTCCTGGAGTGGCTGGAGCTCCCCGACAGcttcctgctggtgctggagcgTCCGGAGCGGTGCCAGGAGCTCTCGGGTTTCCTGGCGGAGCGAGGGTTCCTGCCAGAGGAGGAGGCGCGGGTGCTGTtccgccaggtgctggaggccgtgcggcactgcaccagctgcgggGTCCTGCACCGGGACATTAAGCCCGAGAATATCCTGCTCGACCTGGCCAGCGGGCAGCTGAAACTGATCGACTTTGGCTGTGGCGCCTTCCTCCAAGACACAGCCTACACCCAGTTTGCAG GAACCCTGTCCTACAGCCCACCAGAGTGGATCCAGCACCAATGCTACCACGGCGAGGCAGCCACGATCTGGTCCCTGGGCCTCCTGCTGTGCCACCTGGTCATGGGGAAGCACCCATTCAGGAGGGGCCAGGAGATCATCCGGGGGCGGATCTTGTTCCCACGATGGCTCTCTCAAG AGTGCCAGGATATCATTAAGAGATGTTTGTCCATGCAACCCTCGGACAGGCCATCCTTAGAACAGCTTTTCTGTCATCCTTGGGTGAAGGGTGTTCCTCTGCCCTAG